The Musa acuminata AAA Group cultivar baxijiao chromosome BXJ1-3, Cavendish_Baxijiao_AAA, whole genome shotgun sequence genome window below encodes:
- the LOC135628411 gene encoding phosphatidylinositol 4-phosphate 5-kinase 1-like, which translates to MRRLGCDDEAIGATGRGGDAVAEDGGKPAGVAVPPAADQHARSRSQGGGPGGRRVAPAAGPSDEAMVVEKVLLSGDMCTGEFVRNSPHRRGKCLRADWCMHEGEWRRGKASGKGKLSWPSAVTFRGELRSGRMDGFGAFTESEGNACPGSCVAGREHGYGCKWYSNGDYYEGGWWRNLQEGRGRYVWRSGNQYVGEWRNGVISGHGALIWANGNRYDGHWEDGVPKGSGVFTWPDGSCYVGSWSKGDPKSLDGTFYPAVSTVRKEIAGKRSLFSPFDETFVLPSVSASRKRLSVDGGALGRRSSTAEKNFPRICVWESEGEAGDITCDIIDTIEAAMLYKNRVSIHRGDRTPIGTVHQRPSPPCLSTREGKKLGQTILKGHKNYDLMLNLQLGIRYSVGKPGSMRELRAADFDPREKFWTRFPPEGSKITPPHHSIEFRWKDYCPMVFRHLRKLFNVDLADYMLAICGNDALRELSSPGKSGSAFYLTQDDLFIIKTVKKSEVKVLIRMLPNYYRHVRRYKNSLVTKFYGVHCVKPIGGPKVRFIVMGNLFCSKYHIHRRFDLKGSSHGRTTDKVEEEIDEMTTLKDLDLNYVFRLQKSWYLELLEQIKRDCEFLEAVGIMDYSLLLGLHFHYDVSASWTGLSPCSASPKYRRAWSDLRFSKSTRQDRDLTVDDRKPLIRLGLNMPARAEHTARSESDALLASGTQSDKIHDVILYFGIIDILQDYDVTKKLEHAYKSLKVDSNSISAVDPKLYSRRFQDFIRRIFMEDD; encoded by the exons ATGCGGCGGCTAGGATGCGACGACGAGGCCATAGGGGCCACCGGACGAGGCGGGGACGCGGTGGCGGAGGATGGAGGCAAGCCGGCTGGAGTGGCGGTTCCCCCGGCGGCGGACCAACATGCCAGGAGTAGGTCTCAGGGAGGCGGCCCCGGCGGTCGGAGAGTCGCCCCTGCCGCTGGTCCCTCGGACGAGGCGATGGTGGTGGAGAAGGTGCTCCTGAGCGGGGACATGTGCACCGGGGAGTTCGTCCGGAACTCCCCCCACCGACGGGGGAAGTGCCTTCGGGCCGACTGGTGCATGCacgagggggagtggcggcgggggAAGGCTTCCGGGAAGGGGAAGCTCTCGTGGCCCTCCGCCGTGACCTTCAGGGGCGAGCTCCGTTCCGGCAGGATGGATGGCTTCGGGGCCTTCACCGAGTCGGAGGGCAACGCCTGCCCCGGCTCCTGTGTCGCCGGCCGAGAGCACGGGTACGGATGCAAATGGTACTCCAACGGAGACTATTACGAGGGCGGCTGGTGGCGCAATCTACAGGAGGGCCGCGGCCGGTACGTGTGGCGGAGCGGGAACCAGTACGTCGGCGAGTGGCGGAACGGCGTAATATCCGGCCATGGGGCTCTCATCTGGGCCAATGGCAACCGCTACGACGGCCACTGGGAGGATGGCGTGCCGAAGGGGAGCGGCGTGTTCACTTGGCCCGACGGCAGCTGCTATGTCGGTAGCTGGAGCAAAGGCGACCCGAAGAGCCTCGACGGAACCTTCTACCCTGCCGTTTCCACTGTCCGGAAGGAGATCGCCGGAAAAAGAAGCCTATTCTCGCCTTTTGATGAAACATTCGTGCTGCCGTCGGTGTCAGCATCAAGAAAGAGATTGTCGGTGGATGGAGGAGCACTGGGGCGGAGGAGCTCCACTGCAGAGAAGAACTTCCCCAGGATCTGTGTCTGGGAATCAGAAGGCGAGGCCGGTGACATTACATGTGATATTATTGATACAATCGAGGCTGCAATGCTCTACAAGAACAGGGTTTCCATCCATCGGGGTGATCGAACTCCCATTGGTACGGTGCACCAGCGTCCGAGTCCGCCTTGCTTGTCGACGAGAGAGGGAAAGAAGCTGGGGCAGACAATACTGAAGGGCCACAAGAACTACGATCTGATGTTAAACCTTCAATTAGGCATCAG ATACTCTGTTGGGAAGCCAGGTTCAATGAGAGAGCTCAGAGCAGCAGATTTTGATCCCAGGGAGAAGTTCTGGACGAGGTTTCCTCCTGAGGGGTCAAAGATTACTCCGCCACACCACTCCATTGAGTTCCGGTGGAAGGATTATTGCCCCATGGTTTTCAG ACACTTGAGGAAGTTGTTTAATGTGGATCTGGCAGATTACATGCTAGCTATATGTGGCAATGATGCTTTGAGAGAACTGTCTTCACCCGGGAAGAGTGGGAGTGCCTTCTACCTAACTCAAGATGATCTGTTTATAATTAAGACCGTAAAGAAATCCGAAGTGAAG GTACTTATTAGGATGTTACCCAATTACTACCGACATGTACGACGGTACAAGAATTCATTGGTCACGAAGTTTTATGGTGTGCATTGCGTGAAGCCAATTGGTGGGCCGAAG GTGCGTTTCATTGTAATGGGCAATTTATTTTGTTCCAAATATCACATTCATAGAAGATTCGACTTGAAAGGATCATCCCATGGCAGAACTACTGACAAGGTCGAGGAAGAGATTGATGAGATGACAACCCTCAAGGATCTTGACCTCAACTACGTATTTCGCTTGCAAAAATCTTGGTACCTAGAGCTTCTGGA GCAAATAAAGCGGGATTGTGAATTCTTGGAAGCAGTGGGGATTATGGATTATAGTCTCCTGTTGGGTCTTCACTTCCATTATGATGTTTCAGCATCTTGGACAGGCTTATCACCATGTTCAGCTTCTCCAA AATATCGAAGGGCTTGGTCTGACTTGCGGTTCTCAAAGTCAACCCGTCAAGATAGGGATCTGACAGTGGATGACCG GAAACCATTGATTCGACTAGGCTTAAACATGCCAGCGAGGGCAGAGCACACAGCAAGAAGCGAgtctgatgcattacttgctagtgGAACCCAAAGCGACAAGATCCATGATGTGATTCTCTACTTTGGAATAATAGATATCCTCCAGGACTATGATGTCACTAAGAAGCTGGAGCATGCCTACAAATCCTTGAAGGTGGATTCCAATTCCATCTCAGCAGTTGATCCAAAGCTCTACTCGAGGAGGTTCCAAGATTTCATCAGGCGAATATTCATGGAAGATGACTAa